The Manis javanica isolate MJ-LG chromosome 13, MJ_LKY, whole genome shotgun sequence region AGGAGTCCACTTCACGCCCTAGGAGAGAGCACGTACTTCAGCCAGCAGTGACTCCCCAGCTCCCACCACAGTGGCCCCTCAGGATGCACCAGCCCCACCTCCGTGTTCTGCTCTAGCACCATCTGGTCCAGAATGGGCATTAGCCAGTCCTCAAACTTGCAGTAATTGTCGTTGGGCACCAGCAGGTTTCCAATCCTGGGGACAGAAGGCATGTAGGTATGAGACCTCGGAGCCCTCtgcccagctcccctgcccatctCCACTCAGGCCCACCACCTGTTGATCCCGTTCTCCCGCAGCTCCTTTCCCCGGAGGCTGAACTCGCCCAGATATGTGGGCGCCAGGCACTTGATGAGATCCTCTTCCACGCCTCCAGCTGTGGTCACCAAGACATCCACCTGCAGTCAGGGGTCACTGAGGTTGGCCTAGGAAAAAGAGCTCTACCCTCTAGGAAAAAAGAGCAGGACTCCTCTAACTCCCCACCTCAATTCAGTGACCCTTTGGGAAGCTCTGCTGCTGTTCCTCTGCTTAAAAATGACCTCTAATGGGTGGGGGGATAGGTGAAAtaggaaaaatggggaaaaaaattagacttATATCTTGccctgggtgatggttacatgagctGTTACATGTTACACAACATATGCATGccaaattcatcaagctgtacactaagatttgtgaaTACCTCAATTTAAAACACCAACCCATATCTCCCTATGTTTTTTAAACGATCAGTGATCTTATTGCCCATTAGGACCCTGAAAGGCCAAGGCCACAACCCCACCAGGTCCCCACCATGTTGTGCTGCACAAGGTAACGGACGGTCTCACGGATGCCTGAACTAATGAGGTTGGATGTGTATCCCAGAAAAATGGTGCAGCCGGTGAGTGGGCGGCGGCTCTGGGTCAGGTCTGCATGCTGGTCTTCATCTGGTGACAGCGGCTCCAGCTTCTTCTCTATCTAGGCGCAACAGCAGGATAGGGTGAACCTACCGCCCCAGGCTGCGTGCGGCCACGGGCTCCAGAAGACTTTCTGAGGCAGACTCCACCCCCAAGCTCTGCCCACTCGGAGACAAGGGGCAACTTCTCCCTGGAACCAGGGAACGAAAACCCCCGCGACTcccacctctcgcccccctccgcCCCAACCCGCACCCCGGTCCAGGCTCCGCCCCGTTCACAGCCTGCATCTCAGGGCACAAGCTCAGAAATCGGAGAGCACTGCCTTGGTAGGCCCGGTTCCCCTTCCACTGGGAAGAGCAAGTGCAAGCTCAAAGCCCCGCCCCGATTTAGGCTCCAATTCCTCCCTCAACCACAGGGTCTTGTCCCAGGCTCTGCCCATTCCAGGACACTTTCACACACTGCGTATGCGGAAATATAACGAAGTTCTCCATGGTGGCCCTACAAACAAAGCTGTGCCAGTTGTATACAGGTCCCAGGGCAGCCATATTGTGCTGTAAAGATGCCCTGCAGCATTTCTCGGCTATGTCATGAGACTGTCACAACCACGACAAGAAAGAACGAACGACTACTAATACCCAGGGAAGATAAACTGGTCTGGTTCTCTTGTCCTTGGGAGAATTCTTAGGAAAATGTTTAACAGCCCTTATCCTTACCTCCCCTCACACACAGCATCGGAATATCTATGGAATGGTATTTTTGAAAACATCCATACCACACCCCTAGATGTATTAATAATGTACCCTTCCTACAGGTATGGTCTGCTGTAGAGAAGGTATTTAGTAAGATGTCTCCAAAGGAAAGGGCTTTAGAGCAGTTTATCAGAACACTGATGGGCTGCTCTTGGGCCATGGTCCTCAGGACTACGAATAAACTCTTTCTGAAGACGTTAAGAGTCGTGTTGATTTCAGCTGACACCTACAACCCGCCCCCCACCTAAAAACCAGCCCCAGCCCCATCCTGTGCAAGGATATCGCGGCTGCAGGGCAACATTCCCTTCCCAGCACATAGTCTCCCACCCCGGTGGACCGCACCTCCCGCCAACAATTAGACCCCGCAACGAGGGACCCGCATCCTTGCCTGAGGAATTCCCGCCCCTCCGCGTCCGGCATTGGTACTGGAAGTCCCGCCCCAGGCCTCACCATCGCGTTGACTTGCTGCACAGCGCGCCCGAAGTTGGTGGCCTGGAAACCAGTGGTGCCGAAGGCCTCCAGCAGCGCGCGGTAGTCCACGCCGCGGTTGAAGTCATAGCCCCGGACCTGGGTGCTCTCGGATGGCAGCGCCAAGCTGTGCTTTAGCACAGCGGCCAGCGCCGCCGCGGGCGCCTCCCTTTCCCGGGGCCCCTCCATGCTCTTCCAGTCGCACTGTCAGATCAGAGCCGCCGCAAGCCAGGCCTCCAGCGACCTCGAAACGCGCTAAGCCCCGGTACGCGTCTCTGTAGAATGCAGGAAGTTATACTCGGAAAAAACGACGGGGAAGAACCGGACGTTAGTCACATGACCCCGCTTAACGGCGGTAGTTGGGGGCAGCTCTCTGCGCATGTGTTGTCGTACGGAAGCCGCAAGGACCCTGTAGTCCCTGATTCGCGTCTTCGCAAACTCAGATGAATGAAGATTCCTACTTTTACTGCCGCCTACTGGAGACCGCAGCTTGGACTACCGCGCGTGGAGACTGCTGCGTGGCGCTTGCCCGTTCATTTCTGTCCCCTTGCGGAAGGAGGATGGCTTCTTAGACGTCTCCCTTGGACAAGATGCGAGTCATCAGGAAGTGTCAGACAGTTTCTGCCTCTGAGCGTCTCCAGTCAACCGGGAGAGTGATCCCTGTTCGTGCCTCGCCAGTCCCCAAAGCCTCCTCCACATGGTACATAAACCTGTCTTCCTTCCTTCGGTAGCTGCAGCTATCACCTCCTCCGGGAAGCCTTCCGTCAccttccctgggcaagggaccTCCCTCTGGGATCCAGGGCTGACATCTCTTTGCCTCCAGCAAGACTGAGGCCCTCGAGGAGGGGGGGATGTCTGTATCTCATGGGTCCTCCTAGCCGTGCGCAAAGTCTGGTCCAAAAGGGCCTCCTTTAATCACTCACTGTGGAGTCTAGTCTACGATGGGCTCTGTGCTGGGCGCTGCAGATTTATCAGTGACCAtgacacagcccctgccctcctggagcccaCGGTTCGGGGAGCTAGAAAGGTAACAACTCTGATAAATGCTATTCAGGAATTAAACGGGATGATGGGGGACTATTTGGAGTGGAGTGGAGGGAGGGATTGGTGGCCTTATTTGGAGGGACAGGTAGTTGGGGAAGAACACTACAAAGATGACATTTGAGTCAAGACCAGAAGGCTACGAAGGGCCCCGTATGTGAAGATCTGGGGGAGGACATTTCCCTACCGTCCTCCAGCCGCCACAGCAAGAGAGAACAGCCAGTGCATAGGTCTTGCTGCCAAAGAGGAGCCTACTTAACTGGAGAAACAAAAACACCCTCCatgacattcttttctttttaattcttctttttctttttgtttttcttttctccatgacATTCTTGACAGCCCTTGCTTGGATCTCAAACTCACCACCACACCCCTCCTAACCCTGATTTTCCTCAAAGTTTCCACATCTCAGCAAAAGCACCACGCCTTGGCTTGTCTGCTAGGCTCAAAACTGAACTTAATGGCTCCGCTTCTGTCATaccccaccatccatccatcagcATAACTGCCAAGTCCTGCCTACAAAACAGGTCCCAAATCCAGGTGCTTTCTTgtcttgctttgattttttttagatataactGACACATTATATGAATTTCAGGTGTACAGAACGACTCAGTGTTTGTATCCAGGGGCTTGTCTTCATGCCCATGGCTTCCACACTGGGCTGCCTCCCTTTCTGTCCATCTCCCAGCTGTGCACAGAGAGCCCGTTAAACAGACCCAGATTCATCATTCCTTGTTAAACCCTCTCACAGTGGCTCCTTCCAAGGAGTAAAACCCAGGCTTTTCCCCATGGCCTGCAAGGGCCCCTGCTGACTTTTTTGCCCTCATCTCCCACCACTTGCCTGCACTCATTCTAGAACTTGCCCTCTTTGCTGTTCTAGAGCCCATTTAGCTCTTTTCTGACCAAGGGACGATGCATCTGCTGCGCTCTGCCTGAACAGCCACTTCCCCATCTCCTCCTTCTCTTCTGAGCCTCAGATCAAACGttgcctcctccaagaagcccacCTGACCACCCACCTCACCCTTACCTTCCTTTTGATGTCATTCACATCACTTAATACACTTTGTTTGTCCATCCCTCCCTGACTACAACCGGCAGCTGCATGAGGGCAGGATTTTGCTGGGTGTCTGCTGTTCGTCCTACTCTGAAAAGTGCCGGGCACATATGGGTGTCAGCATGATCAGTGAGGGGTGAAGAAAGGAGAGGTTGATAAGAAATGAAGTCAGAGCAGGCAGAAGGGGCAGACAAGGCAGGGCCCTTTGGGCTGTAGTAAGGAGGGTGAGTTTATTCCAAAATAgaactgaacacccagccctggagatctactttggaacacaaacctacattgtgcaCAGCTTCTTGCATCTCCCATTTTTCTGCTGCCCCCTCCTGTGCCACTAGCATATCTCTCAGCAGTGTGACCTCAGTTTTCAATAGCTTTTGTTCCCTTTCAGACCATCCCACAGCTTATCTTCCTGGACATCTGTCACTGGAGGGCATTTCTGTCATTAGTAACACTTTCCAAAGCTGCAAGAAACAACCAGCCCACTTTTACTGCCACCTCATGGCCAATCAGTTCCTGAGTCCCCAATTTTACAAAGGGCAAACTCTACTACCTCCAGCATCCCCATTTTTTCCGaattctggggaggggcccaTTCCTCTAGAAGGCACTTTGCTCCAGATACCATCCTCACGGGGGGATCTTCGGATGAATCCTTGCCATCTACAGGGGAATCCCCAGGTGAGTCCTCAGCACCTCTAGGGGTCTAAGAGTATCTCCCCATCATCTATCTATAGGAGCAGCCCACCCAAAACACTGCACCCATGAGGACCGATTTCAGGTTCACCGGATCTTGCCAACTACACCAGATGTAGCCCCAGGGGGAACAATGTTCCCAGGCCAGGGCGAGTCCCCTTATGAGACTGCAAAACCAAAAACAGTCAAGGCAAAGGATAGGgagggagaaaggcttttatttcttagttgCTAGCCAGGCTCTGCACCATCTGTCTCCTCCAGCCATGGCTGGTGCTCTGCTTCCTCTACCCACCCCTTCTAGAAGGAACTCCAAGGGTAGGTCCTTGACgcctggcagatgccagaccaattacataccaggaatgaagcggaggagagaatggccattttctctccaccccttgtccaaGAGGCTGCAAGGCTCTGCATTGATTATAATCATTGATTTGTAAATGACTAAGGCTACATGGGAGGTACTGGAAATTCTGCCAATGAGCCCTTACCTCTGTGCCCTCTGGAGCTTACAGACAGGTTAGAGGAATGTATACAATAGATTTATACCAACTACACGAAGCACTTGTGATGTGCCAGGTATTCCAAGCCTTCTTCCCAGGATAACTCCTTCCACAGTCTGTGACCTTATGTAATTGAGATCCTGTGATGATGGCCAATTGACAGGGGGAGAAATGGACGTGCTTACTGAAAAGCTAGGTGACTCACCCATGGTCACATTCCTACTAAGTGGTTAAACCTGGAAGTTGAAAGTCAGCTGGTAACTCCCTATTCTATAATCTTAACCATGAAATTTGCTCCCTAAATATGTCACACCATGGACACAATGGATGAAcgtatcaaaaagatcatctaccatGATCaattaggatttattccagggattcaaggatggtacaacattcgaaaatccatcaacatcatccaccacttcaataaaaaggacaaaaaccacacgatcatctccatagatgccgaaaaagcattcgacaaaattcaacatccattcatgataagaactcccaacaaaatgggtatagagggcaagtacctcaacataataaaggccacatacgacaaatccacagccaacatcatacttaaacagcgagaagctgaaagcctttcctttaagattgggaccaagacagggatgcccactctctccacttttattccacatagttctggaggtcctcaccacggcaatcagacaacacaaagaaataaaaagcatccagattggtaaagaagaagtcaaactgtcactgtttgcatatgacatgatattgtacataaaaaacactaaagactccactccagaactactaggtctaatatctgaatccagcaatgttgcaggatacaaaattaatacacagaaatctgctgcactcctatacactaatgatgaactaacagaaagggaaatcaggaaaacaatttcattcacaattgcatcaaaaagaataaaatacctaggaataagcctaaccaaggaagtgaaatacctataccctgaaaactacaagacacttatgagagaaattaaataaatgg contains the following coding sequences:
- the LOC140845652 gene encoding deoxyhypusine synthase isoform X1, with protein sequence MEGPREREAPAAALAAVLKHSLALPSESTQVRGYDFNRGVDYRALLEAFGTTGFQATNFGRAVQQVNAMIEKKLEPLSPDEDQHADLTQSRRPLTGCTIFLGYTSNLISSGIRETVRYLVQHNMVDVLVTTAGGVEEDLIKCLAPTYLGEFSLRGKELRENGINRIGNLLVPNDNYCKFEDWLMPILDQMVLEQNTEGVKWTPSKMIARLGKEINNPESVYYWAQKHHIPVLSPALTDGSLGDMIFFHSYKNPGLVLDIVEDLRLINTQAIFAKRSGMIILGGGVVKHHIANANLMGPACVSVYCNWLTSPPCPCPQRNGADYAVYINTAQEFDGSDSGARPDEAVSWGKIRVDAQPVKVYADASLVFPLLVAETFAQKADAFMPEKNED
- the LOC140845652 gene encoding deoxyhypusine synthase isoform X2, producing MEGPREREAPAAALAAVLKHSLALPSESTQVRGYDFNRGVDYRALLEAFGTTGFQATNFGRAVQQVNAMIEKKLEPLSPDEDQHADLTQSRRPLTGCTIFLGYTSNLISSGIRETVRYLVQHNMVDVLVTTAGGVEEDLIKCLAPTYLGEFSLRGKELRENGINRIGNLLVPNDNYCKFEDWLMPILDQMVLEQNTEGVKWTPSKMIARLGKEINNPESVYYWAQKHHIPVLSPALTDGSLGDMIFFHSYKNPGLVLDIVEDLRLINTQAIFAKRSGMIILGGGVVKHHIANANLMRNGADYAVYINTAQEFDGSDSGARPDEAVSWGKIRVDAQPVKVYADASLVFPLLVAETFAQKADAFMPEKNED